The following are encoded together in the Mesoterricola sediminis genome:
- a CDS encoding HAD-IIIA family hydrolase has translation MLFDLDGTLVDSREDLALGVNLTRRDLGLPPLDPAIVAGYVGDGVRALLTRALPECPERLEEALALNHGHYAAHLLDRTRLYPGAAEALAALEAAGFRLGVVTNKPRAFTLPILEGLGVAARFGAVVAGGDAPALKPDPRPLVQALAALDADPARSWMVGDHCTDLEAGRRAGLRRCLCRFGFGDPRAEAWDLAIERLAELPARLSEA, from the coding sequence GTGCTCTTCGATCTGGATGGAACCCTCGTCGACTCCCGGGAGGACCTCGCCCTGGGCGTGAACCTCACCCGCCGGGACCTGGGCCTGCCGCCCCTGGACCCCGCCATTGTGGCGGGCTATGTGGGCGACGGGGTGCGGGCCCTCCTCACCCGGGCCCTGCCGGAGTGCCCGGAGCGCCTCGAGGAGGCCCTGGCCCTCAACCACGGCCACTACGCGGCGCACCTGCTGGACCGCACCCGCCTCTACCCCGGGGCGGCGGAGGCCCTCGCGGCCCTGGAGGCGGCGGGCTTCCGCCTGGGGGTGGTGACCAACAAGCCCCGCGCGTTCACCCTGCCCATCCTGGAGGGCCTGGGCGTCGCCGCGCGCTTCGGGGCCGTCGTGGCCGGCGGGGACGCCCCCGCCCTCAAGCCGGACCCCCGCCCCCTCGTCCAGGCCCTGGCGGCCCTGGACGCGGACCCCGCCCGGTCCTGGATGGTGGGCGACCACTGCACGGACCTGGAGGCCGGCCGGCGAGCCGGTCTCCGCCGGTGCCTTTGCCGGTTCGGTTTTGGGGATCCCCGCGCCGAGGCCTGGGATCTGGCCATCGAGCGCCTGGCGGAGCTGCCTGCCCGCCTCTCGGAGGCCTGA
- a CDS encoding S53 family peptidase, translated as MRTSKLTYTLLTLGLAGCFLQAQEEGKHVGKVYIPGTSLEQAGDAGQRVHTNHRILIEPSAGLGPKGGMTPAQLRTFYGVPATKGTGLPAGSGTIFIVDAYDYPTALADFNVFSNYFGLPAETSTSATASANKVFQVVYAAGKKPRANGGWAQEAALDIEWAHAMAPGAKIVLVEAASASFSDMYAAVDKAVSLAAPGDQVSMSWGGSETSGETANDSHFTNKSVIFFASAGDTGAQVIYPSASAYVVSVGGTSVATDAGGYTITTESAWSSGGGGVSAYVPLPAFQTGIKGVGARRTTPDISSDADPATGVAVYDSTSYQGYSGWMVFGGTSVSSPCMAGMLNAAESNGATKWTSTSAFLAHLYSQFTSTTDPYRDILSGSNGFAAAAGYDWATGIGAPTGVASF; from the coding sequence ATGCGGACGTCAAAGCTGACCTACACCCTCCTCACCCTCGGCCTCGCTGGCTGCTTCCTGCAGGCCCAGGAGGAAGGCAAGCATGTGGGCAAGGTGTACATCCCGGGCACGAGCCTCGAACAGGCGGGGGACGCCGGCCAGCGCGTCCACACCAACCACCGCATCCTCATCGAGCCCTCCGCGGGCCTGGGGCCCAAGGGCGGCATGACGCCGGCCCAGCTGCGGACCTTCTACGGCGTGCCCGCCACCAAGGGGACGGGGCTCCCCGCCGGTTCCGGCACGATCTTCATCGTCGACGCCTACGACTACCCCACGGCCCTGGCCGACTTCAACGTCTTCTCCAACTACTTCGGCCTCCCCGCCGAGACCAGCACCTCCGCCACCGCCAGCGCCAACAAGGTGTTCCAGGTGGTCTACGCCGCCGGCAAGAAGCCCCGGGCCAACGGCGGCTGGGCCCAGGAGGCCGCCCTGGACATCGAGTGGGCCCACGCCATGGCCCCCGGCGCCAAGATCGTCCTCGTGGAGGCGGCCTCCGCCAGTTTCTCGGACATGTACGCGGCGGTGGACAAGGCCGTGAGCCTGGCCGCCCCCGGCGACCAGGTGTCCATGAGCTGGGGGGGGAGCGAGACCTCCGGCGAAACGGCCAATGACAGCCACTTCACGAACAAGTCCGTGATCTTCTTCGCATCGGCCGGCGACACGGGCGCCCAGGTCATCTACCCCTCCGCGTCCGCCTACGTCGTGTCCGTGGGCGGCACCAGCGTCGCCACCGACGCGGGCGGCTATACGATCACCACCGAGTCCGCCTGGTCCAGCGGCGGCGGCGGCGTCAGCGCCTACGTGCCCCTGCCCGCCTTCCAGACCGGGATCAAGGGCGTGGGCGCCCGGCGCACCACCCCCGACATCAGTTCGGACGCCGACCCCGCCACCGGCGTGGCCGTCTATGACAGCACCAGCTACCAGGGCTACTCCGGCTGGATGGTCTTCGGCGGCACCAGCGTCAGCTCCCCCTGCATGGCGGGCATGCTGAACGCGGCGGAGAGCAACGGCGCCACCAAGTGGACCAGCACTTCCGCCTTCCTGGCCCACCTCTACAGCCAGTTCACCTCCACGACGGATCCCTACCGGGACATCCTGTCCGGCAGCAACGGCTTCGCCGCCGCCGCGGGCTACGACTGGGCCACCGGCATCGGGGCCCCCACCGGCGTCGCCTCCTTCTGA
- a CDS encoding IS5 family transposase (programmed frameshift) → MAREILPSELWKRIAPLLPPPAPKPKEMGCGSGMTCWRRLQAWHDLGVWDDLLRILLEELNDAGRIDWERGALDASSIKGKKGGQTIGPNPTDRGKNGTRHHLITDANGIPMAVLVGPANQHDSVPFEKLIDAAPGLRHGRGRPRRRFRKLHADKAYDFRRCRMACRVRGMLSRIARRGVETAEKLGKHRWVVERTFAWFKPFRRLMVRYERRAEIHLAFLKVAASRICFSALGWSCAGSCPQPHPR, encoded by the exons ATGGCCCGTGAAATCTTGCCCTCTGAACTCTGGAAACGCATCGCTCCGCTGCTGCCTCCGCCCGCGCCGAAGCCGAAGGAGATGGGCTGCGGCAGTGGCATGACATGCTGGCGCCGTCTCCAGGCGTGGCATGACCTCGGCGTGTGGGACGACCTCCTTCGAATCCTGCTCGAGGAGTTGAACGACGCAGGCCGGATCGATTGGGAGCGCGGCGCCCTGGATGCTTCAAGCATCA AGGGCAAAAAGGGGGGCCAAACGATCGGCCCGAACCCCACGGATCGAGGGAAGAACGGGACCAGGCACCACCTGATCACCGATGCCAATGGAATCCCGATGGCGGTGCTGGTGGGGCCTGCGAACCAGCATGACTCGGTTCCATTCGAGAAGCTGATCGATGCCGCGCCAGGGCTTCGCCATGGTCGTGGGCGCCCCCGGCGGCGTTTCAGGAAACTGCACGCCGACAAGGCCTATGACTTCCGCCGCTGCCGGATGGCCTGCAGAGTCAGGGGCATGCTCTCCCGCATTGCGCGGCGCGGGGTGGAAACCGCAGAGAAGCTTGGCAAGCATCGTTGGGTAGTCGAGCGGACCTTCGCATGGTTCAAGCCCTTCAGGCGCCTCATGGTCCGCTACGAAAGGCGGGCCGAGATCCACCTGGCCTTCCTCAAGGTTGCAGCCAGCCGCATCTGCTTCTCTGCCCTGGGATGGTCGTGCGCTGGAAGTTGCCCCCAGCCCCATCCCCGTTGA
- a CDS encoding TRAP transporter large permease subunit, whose protein sequence is MSGLPDLFRRAVGTVLVASFALLMGLPLADALGRAGGFHLPGSAELVQVLTLWLTFAGGLAAAAARQHLTLSTAAWIGDGLPGRAARWLASALSAGVAAVLAWAAWQVVQANRAEGRILEIGLPAWTLDLMMPLALAAMALVFAWHAARGWRGRLAGLLAIPLAFAPALMTSGQAAVAYVLAGLAALSLLAGTPIFVAMAGVALALFFAQGAPVAAVPAEVYRLVASPTLPAIPLLAGAGYVLAESGASARLVRCFRAWVGFLPGGMAVMAAAVCAVFTTFTGGSGVTIVALGGLLYPMLREDGYGEGFSLGLVTASGSLGLLLPPSLPVILYALVASGRDQAVSADRLFLAGLAPGLLLLALTAAYGILAGRRIRPPTPFHLREALAATWAAKWELLLPVLILGLFTSGRTTMLETAACALAYAIAAECFLARDIHPIRQLPGVLLKASALMGAVLMLLSVAMGLTAWLVDAQVPDALLAWTQAHVHSRLLFLLALNVLLLVLGSVLEIYSAIVVLAPIVAPLGATFGIHPVHLGVIFLANLELGFLLPPAGLNLFLASSRFGTPLPRLYRHVLPFLVILGGGLLLITYAPALSLALPRWLGKG, encoded by the coding sequence GTGAGCGGTCTCCCGGACCTCTTCCGCCGGGCGGTGGGGACGGTGCTCGTCGCCAGCTTCGCCCTCCTGATGGGGCTGCCCCTCGCGGACGCCCTGGGACGGGCCGGGGGCTTCCACCTGCCCGGCAGCGCGGAACTCGTCCAGGTCCTCACCCTCTGGCTCACCTTCGCGGGTGGCCTCGCCGCCGCGGCCGCCCGGCAACACCTCACCCTGTCCACCGCCGCCTGGATCGGGGACGGTCTGCCGGGACGGGCCGCCCGCTGGTTGGCCTCGGCCCTCTCCGCGGGCGTGGCGGCCGTGCTGGCCTGGGCCGCCTGGCAGGTGGTCCAGGCCAACCGGGCCGAGGGCCGCATCCTGGAGATCGGCCTCCCCGCCTGGACCCTGGACCTGATGATGCCCCTGGCCCTGGCGGCCATGGCCTTGGTCTTCGCCTGGCACGCCGCCCGTGGCTGGCGGGGGCGTCTGGCGGGGCTCCTGGCCATCCCCCTGGCCTTCGCCCCAGCCCTAATGACCTCCGGCCAGGCTGCGGTGGCGTACGTCCTCGCCGGCCTCGCCGCCCTCTCCCTGCTGGCGGGCACCCCGATCTTCGTGGCCATGGCGGGGGTCGCCCTCGCCCTCTTCTTCGCCCAGGGCGCCCCGGTGGCCGCCGTCCCCGCGGAGGTGTACCGGCTCGTGGCCTCCCCCACCCTGCCGGCCATCCCGCTCCTGGCGGGCGCGGGCTACGTGCTGGCGGAGAGCGGCGCCTCGGCGCGCCTGGTCCGGTGCTTCCGGGCCTGGGTGGGCTTCCTGCCGGGGGGCATGGCGGTCATGGCCGCCGCCGTCTGCGCGGTCTTCACCACCTTCACCGGGGGCTCGGGCGTGACCATCGTCGCCCTGGGCGGGCTCCTCTACCCCATGCTCCGGGAGGACGGCTACGGGGAGGGCTTCTCCCTGGGGCTGGTGACCGCCTCCGGCTCCCTGGGCCTGCTCCTGCCCCCGAGCCTGCCGGTCATCCTCTACGCCCTCGTGGCCAGCGGCCGGGACCAGGCGGTGTCGGCGGACCGGCTCTTCCTGGCCGGCCTCGCGCCGGGGCTCCTCCTCCTCGCCCTCACCGCCGCGTACGGCATCCTGGCGGGCCGGCGGATCCGGCCCCCCACCCCCTTCCACCTCCGGGAGGCCCTGGCCGCCACCTGGGCGGCCAAATGGGAGCTCCTGCTGCCGGTCCTGATCCTGGGCCTCTTCACAAGCGGCCGCACCACCATGCTCGAGACGGCCGCCTGCGCCCTGGCCTATGCCATCGCCGCCGAGTGCTTCCTGGCCCGGGACATCCACCCCATCCGGCAGCTGCCCGGGGTCCTCCTCAAGGCCTCCGCCCTCATGGGCGCCGTCCTGATGCTCCTGAGCGTGGCCATGGGCCTCACCGCCTGGCTCGTGGACGCCCAGGTCCCCGACGCCCTCCTGGCCTGGACCCAGGCCCACGTGCACTCCCGCCTGCTCTTCCTCCTGGCCCTCAATGTCCTCCTCCTGGTCCTGGGCAGCGTCCTGGAGATCTACAGCGCCATCGTCGTCCTCGCCCCCATCGTGGCGCCCCTGGGGGCCACCTTCGGCATCCACCCCGTCCACCTGGGGGTGATCTTCCTGGCCAACCTGGAACTGGGCTTCCTGCTGCCTCCGGCGGGCCTGAACCTCTTCCTGGCCTCCAGCCGCTTCGGGACGCCCCTGCCCCGGCTCTACCGCCATGTCCTCCCCTTCCTGGTCATCCTCGGCGGAGGCCTCCTCCTGATCACCTACGCCCCGGCGCTGTCCCTGGCCCTCCCGCGCTGGCTGGGCAAAGGCTAG
- a CDS encoding OB-fold nucleic acid binding domain-containing protein, with product MRRSPVLFAASAALLFAAVACDRSKPAPPVQAPAGPGALTGTVQEVIPAAPYTYLRLKAPQGDVWAAIPAADVKPGQTVTLQVQMRMDRFESPSLKRTFENLHMGTLAGAGGEGGGMAAPAPAPAPAGPDEKVAKASGADARTVAEIVQGKAGLKEKTVTVRGKVVKYNEGIMGRNWLHLRDGSGSAAAKDNDITVTTQDTCKVGDLVTAKGVVRLAKDFGAGYTYEVIIEEAKLTK from the coding sequence ATGCGCCGATCCCCCGTTCTTTTCGCGGCTTCCGCCGCCCTCCTTTTCGCCGCCGTCGCCTGCGACCGCTCCAAGCCCGCGCCTCCGGTCCAGGCCCCCGCCGGCCCCGGCGCCCTCACCGGCACCGTCCAGGAGGTCATTCCCGCGGCGCCTTACACCTACCTGCGCCTCAAGGCCCCCCAGGGCGACGTCTGGGCCGCCATCCCGGCCGCGGACGTGAAGCCCGGCCAGACGGTGACCCTCCAGGTCCAGATGCGCATGGACCGCTTCGAGTCCCCCAGCCTCAAGCGCACCTTCGAGAACCTGCACATGGGCACCCTGGCCGGCGCGGGCGGCGAAGGCGGGGGCATGGCCGCCCCGGCCCCGGCTCCGGCCCCCGCGGGTCCCGACGAGAAGGTGGCCAAGGCCTCCGGCGCCGACGCGCGCACCGTGGCCGAGATCGTCCAGGGCAAGGCCGGCCTCAAGGAGAAGACCGTCACCGTCCGCGGCAAGGTGGTCAAGTACAACGAGGGCATCATGGGCCGCAACTGGCTCCACCTGCGCGACGGCAGCGGCTCCGCCGCGGCCAAGGACAACGACATCACCGTGACCACCCAGGACACCTGCAAGGTCGGCGACCTCGTCACCGCCAAGGGCGTGGTGCGCCTCGCCAAGGACTTCGGCGCGGGCTACACCTATGAGGTGATCATCGAAGAAGCCAAGCTGACCAAGTAG
- a CDS encoding helix-turn-helix transcriptional regulator, which produces MVPRRTRAIETQGLVDSDRLRDAVEAIREAGAEGLTRDRLRQQLGVRSVRTVDRAIGLLEAQGARLDRIRRGTPPIIHFVLRKGPTWDEHVSSEARLALRIAGLSLTQTGTHLWQDKLDALEHLASQRMSNRDRRLFEHLKRAVRVQGAVDDPIETPNLLEPILTALDGAKEMQIEYQAAGAGTPTPYQVVPYALTHDLFSGGTFLLVWEPRRRLPLHLRLNRICAAKPTSRAGTYPADLMAQAADYQIGGWTSANPPFQVEAVIRGANWVQAFKEAPPALPRFEARPGPAEDAVLVRFWATHPKGVLRWLLQFGAMAEVLHPVEIREAVAGQLREALARYDAV; this is translated from the coding sequence ATGGTCCCCCGCCGCACCCGAGCCATTGAAACCCAGGGCCTCGTGGACTCCGACCGCCTCCGGGACGCCGTGGAAGCGATCCGAGAAGCAGGCGCCGAGGGCCTCACCCGGGACCGACTCCGGCAGCAGCTGGGGGTGCGCAGCGTCCGCACCGTGGACCGGGCCATCGGCCTCCTGGAGGCCCAGGGGGCCCGGCTGGACCGGATCCGCCGCGGCACGCCGCCGATCATCCATTTCGTCCTCCGCAAGGGCCCCACCTGGGACGAGCACGTGTCCAGCGAGGCCCGTCTGGCCCTGCGCATCGCCGGCCTCTCCCTCACCCAGACCGGCACCCACCTGTGGCAGGACAAGCTGGACGCCCTCGAGCACCTGGCCAGCCAACGCATGTCCAACCGGGACCGGCGCCTCTTCGAGCACCTCAAGCGGGCGGTGCGGGTGCAGGGGGCGGTGGACGACCCCATCGAGACCCCCAACCTGCTGGAGCCCATCCTCACCGCCCTGGACGGCGCCAAGGAGATGCAGATCGAGTACCAGGCCGCGGGCGCGGGGACCCCGACGCCCTACCAGGTGGTGCCCTACGCCCTCACCCACGACCTCTTTTCCGGCGGCACCTTCCTCCTCGTGTGGGAACCCCGCCGGCGCCTGCCCCTCCACCTCCGCCTGAACCGGATCTGCGCCGCCAAGCCCACCTCCCGGGCGGGGACCTACCCCGCCGACCTCATGGCCCAGGCCGCCGACTACCAGATCGGCGGCTGGACCAGCGCCAATCCCCCCTTCCAGGTGGAGGCGGTGATCCGGGGGGCCAACTGGGTGCAGGCCTTCAAGGAGGCGCCCCCCGCCCTGCCCCGGTTCGAGGCCCGGCCCGGCCCCGCGGAGGACGCGGTCCTGGTGCGCTTCTGGGCCACCCATCCCAAGGGCGTGCTCCGGTGGCTCCTCCAGTTCGGCGCCATGGCGGAGGTGCTCCACCCGGTGGAGATCCGCGAGGCGGTGGCCGGCCAGCTCCGGGAGGCCCTCGCCCGGTACGACGCCGTGTGA
- a CDS encoding TRAP transporter TatT component family protein, whose amino-acid sequence MPPRSMVCILSLLLGTGCSLRKAALDRVGDALAQGGGTFASDPDPDLVRDATPFALKTVESLLDARPRHPGLLLAAASGFAQYARAFVQDEADYAEAGDPARAAHLRRRAKALHLRARAYGLRGLDVALPGFSAGLATDPDRTLARAARAQVPLLYWTAAAWASAFSLDVSDAALASDQARIEGLLDRALALDPTWNGGALHAFRGAWEAAHLQAGGSAANARRSFQEALRLSGGLDAATHVALAESLDLEAQDRRAFEGHLREALAVDPDRDPARRVAILVAQKRARWLLTRMNDLFLDAPETPP is encoded by the coding sequence ATGCCCCCCCGCTCCATGGTGTGCATCCTCAGCCTCCTGCTCGGCACCGGCTGTTCCCTCCGGAAGGCCGCCCTGGACCGCGTCGGGGACGCGCTGGCCCAGGGGGGCGGCACCTTCGCGTCGGATCCGGATCCGGACCTCGTCCGGGACGCCACCCCCTTCGCCCTCAAGACCGTGGAGTCCCTCCTGGACGCCCGGCCCCGGCACCCGGGCCTGCTGCTGGCGGCGGCCTCGGGCTTCGCCCAGTACGCCCGCGCCTTCGTCCAGGACGAGGCGGACTACGCGGAGGCGGGGGATCCGGCCCGGGCGGCCCACCTGCGCCGGCGGGCCAAGGCTCTCCACCTGCGCGCCCGGGCCTACGGCCTGCGCGGCCTGGACGTGGCCCTGCCCGGGTTTTCCGCCGGCCTGGCCACGGATCCGGACCGGACCCTGGCCCGGGCCGCGCGGGCCCAGGTACCGCTGCTCTACTGGACCGCCGCCGCCTGGGCCTCGGCCTTCAGCCTGGATGTGTCGGACGCGGCCCTCGCCAGCGACCAGGCGCGCATCGAGGGGCTCCTGGACCGGGCCCTGGCCCTGGACCCCACCTGGAACGGGGGCGCCCTCCACGCCTTCCGGGGCGCCTGGGAGGCCGCGCACCTGCAGGCCGGCGGTTCGGCGGCAAACGCCCGGCGTTCCTTCCAGGAGGCGCTCCGCCTTTCCGGCGGCCTCGACGCCGCCACCCACGTGGCCCTGGCCGAATCCCTCGACCTGGAGGCCCAGGACCGGCGCGCCTTCGAAGGCCACCTGCGGGAGGCCCTGGCCGTGGACCCGGACCGGGACCCCGCCCGCCGCGTGGCGATCCTCGTGGCCCAGAAACGGGCCCGCTGGCTCTTGACCCGGATGAACGACCTCTTCCTCGACGCCCCGGAGACGCCCCCATGA
- a CDS encoding response regulator, with protein sequence MNILLVDDDELILASVPSLLEVLGHAVETADRGAKALARLEAGPDPDVVILDVTMPDMGGVETLARLRALKPGLPVLLATGNVDATVEEAIARDPKASVIPKPFTLGQIRQVLQDVVA encoded by the coding sequence ATGAACATCCTCCTCGTGGACGACGATGAACTCATCCTTGCCTCCGTCCCCAGCCTGCTGGAGGTGCTCGGCCACGCCGTGGAGACCGCGGACCGCGGGGCCAAGGCCCTGGCCCGCCTCGAGGCCGGCCCCGATCCCGACGTGGTGATCCTGGACGTGACGATGCCCGACATGGGCGGCGTGGAGACCCTGGCCCGCCTCCGGGCCCTCAAGCCCGGCCTCCCCGTCCTCCTCGCCACCGGCAACGTCGACGCCACCGTGGAGGAGGCCATCGCCCGCGACCCCAAGGCCAGCGTCATCCCCAAGCCCTTCACCCTCGGCCAGATCCGCCAGGTGCTCCAGGACGTGGTCGCCTAG
- a CDS encoding MOSC domain-containing protein has protein sequence MTMILTEIRVGGVQARVDAQGRTWRSAIAKVPAPGPVRLGALGLAGDAVGNRTVHGGPDQAVLAYAAAHYARWQAEGVAVEPGAFGENFLLDGLEDEEACIGDLFAVGQARVQVSHPRQPCATLARHLDRPDIVERVWTLRRGGWYLRVLQEGLVEAGQPLRLLARPNPGATVARVLSAQRNAASDPAEALALAGLEGLSAPWAERLAHPR, from the coding sequence ATGACGATGATCCTGACGGAGATCCGGGTGGGGGGGGTGCAGGCGCGGGTGGACGCCCAGGGCCGGACCTGGCGCAGCGCCATCGCCAAGGTCCCCGCCCCGGGCCCCGTGCGCCTCGGCGCCCTGGGCCTGGCGGGGGACGCGGTGGGCAACCGCACGGTGCACGGCGGCCCGGACCAGGCCGTCCTCGCCTATGCCGCCGCCCACTACGCCCGCTGGCAGGCCGAGGGCGTGGCCGTCGAGCCCGGCGCCTTCGGGGAGAACTTCCTGCTGGACGGGTTGGAGGACGAGGAGGCCTGCATCGGGGACCTTTTCGCGGTGGGGCAGGCGCGGGTGCAGGTGAGCCATCCCCGGCAGCCCTGCGCGACCCTGGCCCGGCACCTGGACCGGCCCGACATCGTGGAGCGGGTCTGGACCCTGCGGCGCGGCGGCTGGTACCTGCGGGTGCTCCAGGAGGGCCTCGTGGAGGCGGGCCAGCCCCTGCGCCTCCTGGCCCGCCCCAATCCCGGCGCCACCGTCGCCCGGGTGCTCTCCGCCCAGCGCAATGCCGCCAGCGACCCCGCCGAGGCCCTCGCCCTGGCCGGCCTGGAAGGCCTCTCCGCCCCCTGGGCCGAACGGCTCGCCCATCCCCGGTAG
- a CDS encoding D-alanyl-D-alanine carboxypeptidase family protein, with the protein MHFSRLVAALALTGLTLVQAAPGPRLRAASVIVQDQRTGEALLAKRADDVVPVASLTKLVTAMVLLDAKVDLQAPLTILEEDKDTLRHSRSRLPVGTPLTRQEALTLALMASENRAAHALGRTFPGGMGVFVAAMNAKARALGLGSARFIDPAGLSSGNVASAKEMARIVDAAAHYPVIRACSTREQAEVAGRRGPIRFHNTNALLQSSRWRIGLSKTGFIEESGQCLVMQAQVGHRPLLIVLLDANGPHSRFDDADRIRRWVEGPEPVVKRRVRRHRRA; encoded by the coding sequence ATGCATTTCTCGCGGCTGGTCGCCGCGCTGGCCCTGACCGGCCTGACCCTGGTCCAGGCGGCCCCGGGCCCCCGGTTGCGGGCGGCCTCGGTGATCGTGCAGGACCAGCGGACCGGCGAGGCCCTCCTGGCCAAGCGCGCCGACGACGTGGTCCCCGTGGCCTCCTTGACCAAGCTGGTCACGGCCATGGTCCTCCTGGACGCCAAGGTGGACCTGCAGGCCCCCCTCACCATCCTGGAGGAGGACAAGGACACCCTCCGGCACAGCCGGAGCCGGCTCCCCGTGGGCACCCCCCTCACCCGCCAGGAGGCCCTCACCCTGGCCCTCATGGCCAGCGAAAACCGGGCGGCCCACGCCCTCGGCCGCACCTTCCCGGGCGGCATGGGCGTCTTCGTGGCGGCCATGAACGCCAAGGCCCGGGCCCTGGGCCTGGGCAGCGCCCGGTTCATCGACCCCGCCGGCCTGTCCTCGGGCAACGTGGCCTCCGCCAAGGAGATGGCCCGCATCGTCGACGCCGCGGCCCACTACCCCGTCATCCGGGCCTGCAGCACCCGGGAGCAGGCCGAGGTGGCCGGCCGCCGGGGCCCCATCCGCTTCCACAACACCAACGCCCTCCTCCAGAGCTCCCGCTGGCGCATCGGGCTCTCCAAGACCGGCTTCATCGAGGAATCGGGCCAGTGCCTCGTGATGCAGGCCCAGGTCGGGCACCGCCCGCTCCTCATCGTCCTCCTGGACGCCAACGGCCCCCATTCCCGGTTCGACGACGCCGACCGCATCCGCCGTTGGGTCGAGGGGCCGGAACCGGTGGTCAAACGGCGGGTTCGGCGGCATCGCCGGGCCTGA
- a CDS encoding TRAP transporter substrate-binding protein has product MIRSALGFLCLALALGAQPVPLKIATLVPQNSSWFRILKEMGDTWERASGGRVKVTFYPGGRMGDDGDVIRKMRLGQLQGAVLASPGLAEIDRSVYALSIPLAFDGPGEVYGVLDRMRPGLERAFAAKGFVILNWADGGWVRFFSRHPVASPQDLRRQKLFQWQGDAHTLEIWKSAGFNAVPAPAPELTTGLQTGLLDAFLTSPQVVLLMRYHEKAPHMTDLRWAMILAATVVRREAWDRIPADVRPALLKAAQEAAERLRRDMAASEASDLEALKRAGLKVVPVDAAARGQWEAMLRGAHDRIRGDYVPAPAYDEALAARDALRKERRR; this is encoded by the coding sequence ATGATCCGATCCGCCCTCGGGTTCCTCTGCCTCGCCCTGGCCCTGGGCGCCCAGCCCGTGCCCCTCAAGATCGCGACCCTCGTGCCCCAGAACTCCAGCTGGTTCCGCATCCTCAAGGAGATGGGGGACACCTGGGAGCGGGCCTCCGGGGGCCGGGTGAAGGTCACCTTCTACCCTGGCGGCCGCATGGGGGACGACGGCGACGTGATCCGGAAGATGCGCCTGGGGCAGCTCCAGGGCGCCGTCCTGGCCTCCCCCGGCCTGGCGGAGATCGACCGCTCCGTCTACGCCCTCAGCATCCCCCTGGCCTTCGACGGCCCCGGCGAGGTCTACGGCGTCCTGGACCGCATGCGGCCCGGCCTGGAGCGGGCCTTCGCGGCCAAGGGCTTCGTCATCCTCAACTGGGCCGACGGCGGCTGGGTGCGGTTCTTCTCCCGCCACCCGGTGGCCTCGCCCCAGGACCTGAGGCGCCAGAAGCTCTTCCAGTGGCAGGGCGACGCCCACACCCTGGAGATCTGGAAATCGGCGGGCTTCAACGCGGTGCCGGCGCCGGCCCCCGAGCTGACCACGGGGCTCCAGACAGGGCTCCTGGACGCCTTCCTCACGTCGCCCCAGGTGGTGCTCCTCATGCGGTACCACGAGAAGGCGCCCCACATGACGGACCTCCGCTGGGCCATGATTCTGGCCGCCACCGTGGTGCGCCGGGAGGCCTGGGACCGCATCCCCGCCGACGTCCGGCCCGCCCTCCTCAAGGCCGCGCAGGAGGCCGCGGAGCGCCTGCGGCGCGACATGGCCGCCAGCGAGGCCTCGGACCTGGAGGCCCTGAAGCGGGCCGGGCTCAAGGTGGTCCCCGTGGACGCCGCCGCCCGCGGGCAGTGGGAGGCCATGCTCCGGGGGGCCCACGACCGGATCCGGGGCGACTACGTGCCGGCCCCGGCCTACGACGAGGCCCTCGCGGCCCGGGACGCCCTCCGGAAGGAACGGCGCCGGTGA